A DNA window from Alistipes sp. ZOR0009 contains the following coding sequences:
- a CDS encoding glycoside hydrolase family 27 protein, with product MRLVLVLSFCFAAFTLQAQKFEKLALTPPMGWNSWNKFACDVDEKKIKEVADVMVSSGMRDAGYTYIVIDDCWQIGRDSVGNIIPDLERFPSGIKALADYIHSKGLKFGIYSCAGTQTCQRRPGSRGYEFQDARSYASWDVDYLKYDWCFTSTQDAQSSYTIMRDAIYKAGRPMIFSICEWGYSKPWLWASNVGHLWRTTDDIVDCWDCVDGRNNAGFTVLLDRVANLSEYSGPDHWNDPDMLEVGNTHLTMSESRAHFSLWCMLAAPLMAGNDLRSMTSEVKEILTNKELIAIDQDSLGKSAVKIQDDGDFEVWVKPLSKDEYAICFFNRSLAPYKLSYNVKEMLKSKYSTDRTYTVRDVWMHKNVGNTNKNITGVVASHDILMFRLTQN from the coding sequence ATGAGATTGGTTTTGGTCTTATCCTTTTGCTTTGCAGCCTTTACGTTGCAGGCTCAGAAGTTCGAAAAGTTAGCGCTAACGCCCCCTATGGGCTGGAATAGCTGGAATAAGTTTGCCTGCGACGTAGATGAAAAGAAAATTAAGGAGGTGGCGGATGTTATGGTTAGCTCTGGCATGAGGGATGCTGGTTACACCTACATTGTAATTGATGACTGCTGGCAGATTGGGCGCGATAGTGTTGGAAACATTATTCCCGATCTGGAACGGTTCCCTTCGGGAATTAAGGCTTTGGCAGATTACATTCATTCTAAAGGATTAAAGTTTGGGATATACTCCTGCGCAGGTACGCAAACTTGCCAGCGAAGGCCTGGCAGCCGAGGGTACGAGTTTCAGGACGCACGAAGCTATGCCAGCTGGGATGTCGATTACTTGAAGTATGACTGGTGTTTTACCTCGACTCAGGATGCACAGTCGTCGTATACCATCATGCGTGATGCAATCTACAAGGCTGGTCGTCCGATGATTTTTAGCATTTGCGAATGGGGCTATAGTAAGCCATGGCTATGGGCTAGCAATGTGGGGCATCTATGGCGAACTACCGACGATATTGTTGATTGCTGGGATTGCGTGGATGGCCGTAATAATGCGGGCTTTACCGTTCTACTGGATAGGGTGGCCAATTTAAGCGAGTATTCTGGTCCTGATCACTGGAACGATCCCGACATGCTAGAGGTTGGGAATACCCATCTAACCATGAGCGAGTCGAGAGCACATTTCAGCTTATGGTGTATGCTTGCGGCCCCTTTAATGGCTGGGAATGATTTGCGTTCTATGACCAGCGAGGTTAAGGAGATTCTCACCAACAAGGAGCTAATTGCGATAGATCAAGATTCGCTGGGGAAGTCTGCTGTAAAAATTCAGGACGATGGCGATTTTGAAGTTTGGGTAAAGCCATTGAGCAAAGATGAATATGCAATCTGCTTCTTCAATAGATCTTTGGCTCCTTATAAGCTTAGCTACAATGTTAAGGAAATGCTTAAATCAAAGTATTCGACGGATAGAACCTATACGGTTAGGGATGTATGGATGCATAAAAATGTAGGGAACACGAATAAGAATATTACAGGGGTGGTTGCTTCTCATGATATCTTAATGTTTAGGTTAACGCAGAATTAG